atgtattttttatgccaagtgatatcaatatatttgCGAATTGATgtagttttttgttttaagtttaAGAAAAGTTCTGTCACGATCTATCTCCATAGTGTGCAATATATATGTTTGTTAagttatactctctccgtcccggataattcgtctcactttgatcggacacgagttttaagaaatgtaatgaaaagtgagttgaaaaagttaatggaatgtggatcctatttttatatatactccctccgtcccacataattttacacactttgacccggcacgggttttaagaaatgtaatgaaaagtgagttgaaatagttggtgggacgtgggtcctacttttaaagtattgattttataataaaatgtgagtaggaatgagttagtggaatatgaggtccactactaaaaatggtaaaagtgaaatgggtaaaattatgtgggacgacccaaaatggaatactgggtaaaattatgtgggacggatgaagtattagttttataataaaatgtgagtaggaatgagttagtggaatatgagatccactaccaaaaatgataaaaagtgaaatgagacaaattatatgggacggaccgaaatgaaaaaatgagacaaattatctgggacggagggagtaatatgaACATCATAATAATTTCACTCTTTAGTCTATAAAGTGCTTGTTTGGTAGCCTAGATAAAACTAAGATATAGTTATAAGGCTTATTTGGCTGTTTGGTAGATAAAATAAGGCCATGTTAGGCCATCAAAACCTATTTCGACCCGCTGCGAATTAGTTCCAAATGGTGGATTATTTAAAAGTACGAAAGAGTGAGATAACATATCCTTATCTTAAAGTCCATCTTAATTAACTATCTTGCACTAATTTAACATGCCTATCAAACAGCACGTGTGGACGACATATATGTTTTATCATGCTATCCgttagaaaaatatacaacTGCATGCCTAGAaacaaaatactcctatatgcTACATATTGAGGCTATAAAATAAGCAATATAGAAAATTAGTTGTGTGAGTGTGcatttgagagagagtgaaCATGAAACATGAATATATTTGCCAGGAAAGAAAGGGACAATACTATGCTTTCCACTTTATCAAATTCCTTGTCCATTTCTATTTACTCCATTTGCATAAAGTtgtaacaaaagaaaaaaatgctCCACTTTAGAATCCATGGATTCAACCACTATATTTTAGATAAGGAAAGGCATGGAATTCCCTTAACTTTTCCCATatatattgtttcttttttggaatcatcatattttatttacgtATATCAAATTAgtcattgaaataatatactagtacGTACATAGCACATACCTCAACGTCAAAACTTTATAATCTTGGACCATTTTGATTTTCGAATTCGCATAAATGTCATGGACCAATTTTTCACTGTTcgtattttgaattaaatttgtagtaattGTTTATAGTTTTAGGAGAAATATATTTAGTAAAAGAAGTAAAAGGGACGGCCGTTTCACAATTTTTCTCCAccatatcatatcatatcacagttttagtgtttttatttttttcgagAAGGAAAATGTATGTTATTTCGAATCTGACAAGACAATATCTTAAAGCCATATATGAAACTTCAACTTCTAAATCATTacatcttaaaaaaatatatcaataagCTCAATCACATGTTAGGAAAGCATCAAAGATCATGTCATAGAGAAGGGGAATCACTTCGATCATATAAGATCTAGTAATGAATGGCGAAGACCAAAAGGTTAAATACGAATCTCAATTTTATTCTCATACCTAAAAAATTATGCGTTGGATCACgtttgaattttgagtttgatgtattggttgtttaattttattaaaagatTAATCAGGCCCTCTTCCATTTCAATTACAACGTACTACACGTGTATTTCATTTACTTTCTAtactaatttcaaaattattgcTCGGTTTATCGTTATGATCGATCCTTATTTACTCTTCAATTTCGTTTATTTTTGAGGTCATAGTTGTATTAGGCATCCATGACATAAGCCTCTTCTCATTCTTCTACCCATCCAATCAATCATTTTGCTCTCTCTGCGCCAGATCACAACTTCAATACTAAACTATAGTTGCAAGTTATATCTCCGATAGTAATTTGCATTATTCAgtctttatttttgaaataattataaaattgaaatacaaatgaaaaaatatatatataatgaaatattagaAACATTCAAAGCTACAcatcctaaaaatagaaaaatagtaTGAATGGGATCCCATCCTTCAACATCGGGCAGGGGTGGCGCCTCAACTGTCTCCTCAGAGTGTCGATCCCATCTTTCAACATCCGCTTATACATAGGATCCGTCGCTGCATGCCACTTTTCCGTTGTTTCGATCATGAACTGCGTCATCTGCAGTTCGGCGAGATTGCTGAGCTCGGGAGTGATCAGAGAAGGAGCTTCCGATTGGACCTCTTGGGACCTGCTGGCACTTCCCCTAGCCATCCGCATCGCGGCCTTTTGCCCAATCGGGTGACGGCGGCGGGAAGACGATTGAGGTGTCGGGATCTCTGCCTCAGCTTCGGGGAGTTCGTGGGAACTGGCACTGCTGCTGTACTCGCCGCAAGCGttgatcttcgtccgcttAGGCTACCCAGCTTCAACACCCGCCATAAACTTGGGGGAATTCTCCACCTCAAGATAAACCTCCCAATATTTGAACTCCCCGAATCCATTTTCACTGTCGAGGAACTGCTGGTGAGACAGAAACATCACATCCTCGGAGGTCATGCCGCTGGTTGCCGAGCGGATGTTTTTTTGGCGGAGTCCGGCAAATCGGCTGAGTTGTCTCCTCAGTCACTCCCATTGTTTCAGGCATTGCTCTGCATCGTGAGGCTTCCCGCCGGCTGGTTTCCATTCGAGGTAGCTTTGGCTAATGCGCCACCACATTCTCTCGATGTGCTGGTTGGCCGAGACGTATGGATCCTCGACTACACTAATCCATGCCTTTGCCAGGGCGACGCATTCCTGAACGCTCCAGACGGTCATCTTTCTCCCGCTGCCTTCCTCCTCCCCCCGCCCTACCATCGATCGCCGCACGCGAGCTAGTGGCCTTGCTCTTCCCCGCCCTCCGCGTCCTCGTCGCCGGTGGCTCTGCTGGCTGCGTGGCTGGCGACGTCCGCGGAGTTATCCCCAACTCCTCAAAAGAGAACATCTCGACGCCAGGGAACTGAGTCTCCAGGGCAGTACGAGTCTCCAACGAAGTACGCTGGGAAGAATCACTGCTCAATAAATCCATATATGGACGATAGACATTGTCCACAGGTGATTGGGGGACACCCTGCCTGCTCCCTCCCGCAGCGGTAGTGGATCCCTGTTGCATTTGGGGTATCATCATCCCCGGTTGCATTTGGGGAATCATCCTCGACATTTGTTGCATTTGGGCATCGACCCCGGTATCTGCTGCATCCCCGGCATCTGTTGCATCCCCGACATCTGTTGCATCTGGGGCATCATCATCCCGGGCATATTGTAGTACCTGGGCATCATCCCGAGCATATTGTAGTACCCAGGCATCATCCCCGCCATTTGGGGTTGCTGCATCATCGTCGTCATTTCGGGCATCATCCCGTACATTGATGCACTTCTGCCAGTATTTCCCCCGACTCGAGAGGGAATATAGGACGAGGGAATATTCTGCTTTTGTGACTCGCTCGTGGCGGGGGAATCACTATCGTAGTGCTCCATTTATTGtcaaaagaaatgaatgtagagagagagaaactcgttaaaacaagtggtgcgaatgaaatgaagttcaacgagtcgtatatatagagtttgtaaaaaaaaatcaaataaaaaatcggACGTCCGTCGGCATGAtacaatggcggacgtccgcccgcCGTCGCGACGGACGTCCCGGCAACACCGCGGATCTCCCGTGTCCGCCTCCCTCCCGCGTAATGGCGGACGTCGGGCACGCCGGGACATCCGCGGTTGGCGATGCTCTGACCTTCCAATATTTATTGTGGTGTGGCCTCGATTTAATAATTTGCTTAATGGGCTAAGTTAATACTAGTACCCGATATTTATTGTGGACCGGGCTCAATTTAATGATTTGGTCAATGGgcttatttaatactactcaTTTGTGCTGGGCTCTTAATCAAATGTTTTGATTACGGATTTTAATAATCTTAAGTAACATACCTCTGGGTTTAATTAAGTCGCAAGTAATTAAATCCTTTTGATTGTTAAGGCATTAATAATTCTGAAACAAATGCAAATTCTGCGATGATGCATGTGATGGAATTTGTATACCACACATAGACATGACTGAATTCAAAACTCTTCGAGTCTCCATTTCATCATTCAAACTAGGTCTGAACGCCTGGATCTCTTTTTCTATGAATTAAATTCTCAAacaaatgtttatttttacttaTCTCTCTTTTCCTAGACCTAAATTCTATCGGCTTCTGGTAtgttcataaataaatatctctGCTAGAAAATGATTTGCAAGTGATATATCAGATATGTGGAGTCCAAAAATCCAACATTAGTCTTTTTCGGAGACAAACAAAACTCCAATAGATAGTGATGAATCATTCCAAGGTTGTCTTAAGCTTGTACTCCTAATAGATAGTGATGAATCAATCTATTTTCACTATTCTTTGATTCTTTTCACATGAAGTTGTCTACTTCATATGTTTTTTACTACTGTTAAATTTCATTGATAAGAGCAGGAAAAAATCATGCAATGAAGATCTTGCAGTAGAAATTTGCTGGATGcacaatatttttacaaaaacgataaataatagtattactcAAATCATGTAAGTGGGTAAACACCATATATAGTATACCGAAGAAATTTTATCTCTCTAGCATTTGGAAATCGATTCTGGCAATTGACATCACCAATTACGTAATGATATTCCAACAAATACTGTTGcgatgaaataaaaaataaatatgattaattaagtaaGCCTTAATTTAACTACTTTCTCATACTACATGCAAACCGTGATCAATAGCCTAGTTTGTCTCAATTCACGCAATTAAagtacttattttaaatttttgatacAAAAATGGTTAGAAACGAATTTTACTTCAAAACAACTATTTTGACGATTCCTCGTctataactatttataattttatatgacgctgttagtatttattttcaatacaatatataatGACAGTCTTTCTTTTACAATAATGAGATAGTCAAATAAAAACCTAATGTTAATAATTGGTTTCACTAATGATTATCACTTATTATTGCaatgagaaaattaaaagGAGTTTCTGAAAAAGGGGAGCtacaaaatattgatatattatatTACCTTCATTTTATCTATAGATATATTATTCCAAAACCCGatactatactactactactcgcactcaaatatattttcaaatccTACTcactccgttccatagtaatggacgCATTTCTTTatggcacggagattaagaaaaaaatatattaggtgagttaagtaaatggagaataaagtggaaaatgtaaaaggtagagagatggagagagaaaaaagtaagaaaaagtaaagtaagtttggaaaaatgtatgaacttttattaaaaagaaaaatgactttattagAGCAACTCCAAGGAAAGAAAGTAAATGAAAAGAGTATATCATGtttataccttctcaaaaagtgcaatatacatttctaaaaatcaatcaactccaaggataaaaggtatatagaaaggtatatcgtttaaaaaaaataaaataatagtagaaaaatattaaaaaaacctaaagtgtaataccttctcaaatatctttccccttggagaatgattttttatgaaaaaaaaataaatatggtggttatatgattttacctctccatcaatGGAGTGATAAAGATCCTCTTTAAAATGGGAAAAGGTATactaccttctcaaatacctctctCCTTGGAGAATGTTTTTTCATgaagaaaatgtaaatatgatagttatattaatttacttCTCCATTTACCTTTCTCCTTGGAGATGCTTTTACTATAGAAcatattaaaatgacaaaataactctattactatggcaCGGAAGGGAAAAGAGTATAACCAACCAACCAAAccaacattttaattaaataaaataatgttgatGAATTTAAAAGTAGAGATATTATGACACGTGAAAAGTGATAAGAGTGGGTTTGGAGTTTTGGTTAAAATTCCCAGAGCTTCAATCATCAACATTTCTGCAGAATCCTCAATCTAAAAGTggagatattttaatttcttttaaattttagcgGCATGACTGAAGCAGAGCAAGATACTCACACTCAAACCACCGACCGTCTCTGCGATTTCTGCAACGACTCCAAGGCGCTCCTCTACTGCCGCGCCGACTCCGCCAAGCTCTGCTTCAGCTGCGATCGCCAGGTGCACTCCACGAATCCGCTCTTCCACAAGCACAACCGATCGCTCCTCTGCGATTCCTGCACTTCCTCGCCCTCCTCCATCTTCTGCTGCACCGAATCGGCGCTTCTCTGCCAGAACTGCGATTGGGACTCTCACAACAAATTCGGATCTGTccaccaccgccgcccgcTGGAGGGCTTCACCGGCTGTCCTTCCGTCAGCGAGCTGCTAGGCTTTCTAGGGTTGCAGGATTTGGGGAAGAAAATATTGGATCTCGACGAATTTTCGGATGTGTTGGTGTGGGAGACGCCGTCGGTTGTCAGTCTCAATGATTTGATCGTCGGGAATGATTATGATGATTCTGCGCCTGCTTTTCAGGCTACCGGCGTCCCCTCTTTGCCTAAGGTTTTGTTTTTGGCAAAATTTGATTTCTGAATTTTGTATACGCACAATTATGCACACATTGTGACGTCTATATGCTCAATTCATTTCACAATTTAGGGTTTATCTGTTTCATTCTGGTAAAAAGCTTCTATGGTTTTATGGTTGATGATGGTCTCTGCTTTGTTGTATTAATGGTGGAGATTTACTTGCAGGGATCTTTGTTTTGGTGTGCATAGCAGATtgaatactaatttttttccctcttgTTGCAAGATATCTATCTCTGAGttcaatttttctttgtgTTATCTGATTTTTGATATGGTTTTTAATTGTAGCAGGCACAGCTGTTTTTTGTGTTAGACACTAATCTTCTGTTATGAATTTGTGTATCCATTGCTTATATTCTTGATATGATTTACTAGTGGCTTGTGGTGTTGCTTGCTCTTGGATTTACCTTTTGAATGATGTGAATCTATCAGAATCGAAATGCATTGTGTGGTAAACACAAAGGAGAGATATTTATCCAACTTCAAGATATGGCAAAGAAGGATCCGAACTACAGTGGTTCCCTTGACTTTGAAGCCTATACTGAAAGTACTCAGCCAGAAATAACTGCAAAATATTTGAAGCCGAGTCCTGGCCTTGAAACTAAAGTGGAACCGCTAAAAGTCCCTTCTTATGAGGTAATAAGTTTGAGTTGGTTGAATTTATGCTTTGAGGAAAAATTcttgataatgataatatgtttcatttcatttgttgCAACGTTTTTTACTCATGATCGGCTGTCTTCCAAAACATGCAATTTGTTCAGTATGAATAAAACTGTTTTTCCTCTATTTTTGCAGCGTAGTAATGTTGATTGGTGTTTTGTTGGAGGGGTTCAAGATGAAGGCTTCCCTTCCACGTATTTTGGTGATTTCGCTGAAATGAGCCATTTAGTGCCAGACAAGGATTCAGATGCCTGTGACAGTACTGGTTTTGCAAATGGTCTCCAAGAGAAGCAGTCATGTGTTCCTGGGGATTCCAAGGCCTTTCAACTGCTTCCTACTTCGGCAACACGTGAGCTCAACAGCCAAGAACGAGACTCTGCACTA
The genomic region above belongs to Salvia hispanica cultivar TCC Black 2014 chromosome 3, UniMelb_Shisp_WGS_1.0, whole genome shotgun sequence and contains:
- the LOC125210357 gene encoding zinc finger protein CONSTANS-LIKE 13-like — encoded protein: MTEAEQDTHTQTTDRLCDFCNDSKALLYCRADSAKLCFSCDRQVHSTNPLFHKHNRSLLCDSCTSSPSSIFCCTESALLCQNCDWDSHNKFGSVHHRRPLEGFTGCPSVSELLGFLGLQDLGKKILDLDEFSDVLVWETPSVVSLNDLIVGNDYDDSAPAFQATGVPSLPKNRNALCGKHKGEIFIQLQDMAKKDPNYSGSLDFEAYTESTQPEITAKYLKPSPGLETKVEPLKVPSYERSNVDWCFVGGVQDEGFPSTYFGDFAEMSHLVPDKDSDACDSTGFANGLQEKQSCVPGDSKAFQLLPTSATRELNSQERDSALSRYKEKKKTRRYDKHVRYESRKVRAESRVRIKGRFAKMNQ